Genomic DNA from Aphanothece sacrum FPU1:
AGAAAAGAAATTTTTAAAAGCAGCTTCTAAGTTTTTGAGTGCCTGTTGTAAGGTGGCAGCCGTTGATTCTTGCAACCATTCAAAATCAGGGAGCTTTTTTAGCTGAGTTAGGTCTTTTGCCATTTGGCAATAAGTCATCCCAATCCCAGTTTCTTGATACTGATTGTTAGTCTTATTTAAGTAAAAATTATACACAAATCTTGCACAGCCTAAATTTCGATTTAAGGCAATTTCTTGTGGCTGATTTGGATAAATTCTGACTTTTAAGACATTTAACACGGCTTTCGACCTGTTGTGTTACATTAGCCAGTGTAACACTTAACGCTTTAATATGTCAAACGCTTACAATCATGGATTTAGATCGGTCTACAGACTTAACGCTCATATTGTTTTTGTCGTTAAATACAGAAAACAGGCTATCAGTGAACCTATACTGTCTAGACTTCAAGAAATCTTTAAAGACACTTTAAATAAATGGGATTGTGAATTACTAGAATTTAATGGCGAGTCCGACCATGTTCATTTGCTCATTGACTACAAACCCGATAAACCTTTATCTACTTTAATCGGTAATTTAAAAACTGTTAGTAGTAGGTTGATACGAAAAGAAAACCCTGA
This window encodes:
- the tnpA gene encoding IS200/IS605 family transposase — encoded protein: MSNAYNHGFRSVYRLNAHIVFVVKYRKQAISEPILSRLQEIFKDTLNKWDCELLEFNGESDHVHLLIDYKPDKPLSTLIGNLKTVSSRLIRKENPDLSKKYFYGKPYFWTGSYFVASCGGVTVEQLKNYVENQNSPKK